A region of Streptomyces sp. WMMC500 DNA encodes the following proteins:
- a CDS encoding dienelactone hydrolase family protein — protein MAEVVLFHHALGLGPGVLAFAGELRRAGHTVHTPDLFEGRTFGSLAEGMAHVAGIGFGEVVARGLRAADALPAEAVYAGFSVGVLPAQCLAQTRPGARGALLFHSCVPVAEFGPAWPKGVPVQVHGKEGDPLFAGEGDLDAARLLVAGAADRELFLYPGDEHFFADPTLPSYDPDAAALLTERVLAFLAGGRP, from the coding sequence ATGGCCGAGGTCGTGCTCTTCCACCACGCGCTGGGGCTGGGCCCCGGCGTTCTCGCCTTCGCCGGCGAACTGCGCCGCGCGGGGCACACGGTGCACACCCCCGACCTCTTCGAGGGACGCACCTTCGGCTCGCTCGCCGAGGGGATGGCGCACGTCGCCGGGATCGGCTTCGGGGAGGTCGTCGCCCGCGGCCTCCGCGCGGCCGACGCACTGCCCGCAGAGGCCGTGTACGCGGGCTTCTCCGTCGGCGTGCTGCCCGCGCAGTGCCTGGCCCAGACCCGCCCCGGCGCGCGCGGCGCGCTGCTCTTCCACTCCTGCGTCCCGGTGGCCGAGTTCGGCCCCGCCTGGCCGAAGGGGGTGCCGGTGCAGGTGCACGGCAAGGAGGGCGACCCTCTGTTCGCCGGCGAGGGCGACCTCGACGCGGCGCGCCTGCTGGTGGCCGGCGCGGCGGACCGGGAGCTGTTCCTCTACCCCGGCGACGAGCACTTCTTCGCCGACCCCACCCTCCCGTCGTACGACCCGGACGCCGCCGCGCTGCTCACCGAGAGGGTGCTGGCGTTCCTCGCGGGCGGGCGGCCGTGA
- a CDS encoding MFS transporter: MSYEPSPARLRRPGPGLALLALGHLVISLDLTIVFVALPHIAADVGFTAHTQQWVVSVYAVLYGGFLLLGGRLSDLLGRRRMFVTGMVLYGAASVLGGLATAPGVLLAARGLQGLGGAVLFPAVLTLVNTAFAEGRERNRALTVWAMAGAGGLTVGSLAGGVLTQAFGWEAVFFVNVPMAALGAVGAFALLPADGPAARGGIDVPGALTGTAGVTLLIFAIAHGSEAGWAAAEVVAAAALAPLLLGVFLRTQARGRHPLMPLGVFRNRALGAASVVIVLFGFTTQAVPYFLTLYFQSVLGFSALETGLAFLGPTLAITAGNALSEKLVHRFGNRASLIAGILLNTAGGLLLAPGFRADGSFLTVLAGIVVVGLGMGITFECMWIAAGTGVAGEEQGLASGVASTALQIGTATGIAVFVAIANRGVDGRVGQALREATADGMRTATFVLAVALLPAVLAALALPRGENRVVAGGAGEPHGKAEGADARREGQRS; the protein is encoded by the coding sequence ATGTCGTACGAACCCTCCCCCGCCCGCCTCCGGCGGCCGGGTCCGGGCCTGGCCCTGCTGGCGCTCGGGCACCTCGTCATCAGCCTCGACCTGACCATCGTCTTCGTGGCGCTGCCGCACATCGCGGCCGACGTCGGCTTCACCGCGCACACCCAGCAGTGGGTGGTCAGCGTCTACGCGGTCCTCTACGGCGGCTTCCTGCTGCTCGGCGGCCGGCTCTCCGATCTGCTGGGGCGGCGCCGCATGTTCGTCACGGGCATGGTGCTGTACGGCGCGGCCTCCGTGCTCGGCGGTCTGGCGACGGCGCCGGGCGTGCTGCTCGCCGCCCGCGGGCTGCAGGGGCTGGGCGGCGCGGTGCTGTTCCCCGCGGTGCTGACGCTGGTCAACACCGCTTTCGCGGAGGGCAGGGAGCGGAACCGGGCGCTCACGGTCTGGGCGATGGCGGGCGCGGGCGGCCTGACCGTGGGGTCGCTGGCCGGCGGGGTGCTGACCCAGGCGTTCGGCTGGGAGGCCGTCTTCTTCGTCAACGTGCCGATGGCCGCGCTGGGCGCGGTGGGCGCGTTCGCCCTGCTGCCGGCCGACGGCCCCGCCGCCCGGGGCGGCATCGACGTGCCGGGCGCGCTGACCGGCACCGCGGGGGTGACCCTGCTGATCTTCGCCATCGCACACGGCTCGGAGGCCGGGTGGGCGGCGGCCGAGGTGGTCGCCGCGGCGGCCCTCGCGCCGCTGCTGCTCGGCGTGTTCCTGCGCACCCAGGCGCGCGGCCGGCACCCCCTGATGCCGCTCGGGGTGTTCCGCAACCGGGCGCTCGGCGCGGCGTCCGTCGTGATCGTGCTCTTCGGGTTCACCACGCAGGCCGTGCCGTACTTCCTGACGCTCTACTTCCAGAGCGTGCTGGGGTTCAGCGCGCTGGAGACCGGGCTGGCGTTCCTCGGCCCCACCCTGGCCATCACCGCGGGCAACGCCCTGTCCGAGAAGCTGGTCCACCGCTTCGGCAACCGCGCGTCGCTGATCGCCGGCATCCTGCTGAACACCGCGGGCGGCCTGTTGCTGGCGCCGGGCTTCCGGGCGGACGGGTCGTTCCTGACCGTGCTGGCCGGGATCGTGGTCGTGGGCCTGGGCATGGGCATCACCTTCGAGTGCATGTGGATCGCCGCGGGCACCGGCGTCGCCGGGGAGGAGCAGGGCCTCGCCTCCGGGGTGGCGTCCACCGCGCTCCAGATCGGCACCGCCACGGGGATCGCCGTGTTCGTCGCCATCGCGAACCGGGGCGTCGACGGGCGGGTCGGACAGGCGCTGCGGGAGGCGACGGCCGACGGGATGCGGACCGCGACGTTCGTGCTGGCGGTCGCCCTGCTGCCGGCGGTCCTGGCGGCGCTCGCCCTGCCGCGCGGGGAGAACCGCGTCGTCGCCGGTGGGGCGGGGGAGCCCCACGGAAAGGCGGAGGGCGCGGACGCGCGCCGCGAGGGGCAGCGGTCCTGA
- a CDS encoding NUDIX hydrolase family protein, producing the protein MADLTETTPGWLAPEELESARARMPVLYVDAVPVRVDDRGEVTHVGLLWRIDADGAVSRALVSGRVLHHERVRDALLRHLEKDLGPVALPRVPSSPQPFTIAEYFPTQGITPYHDPRQHAVSLAYIVPVAGDCRPRQDALDFVWFTPQEAASPVVQQEMPGGQGHLLKQALAHVGYVSS; encoded by the coding sequence ATGGCTGACTTGACCGAAACCACACCCGGCTGGCTGGCTCCCGAGGAGCTGGAGTCGGCGCGCGCACGGATGCCGGTCCTCTACGTCGACGCGGTGCCGGTCCGCGTCGACGACCGGGGCGAGGTCACGCACGTCGGCCTGCTGTGGCGGATCGACGCGGACGGTGCGGTGAGCCGGGCGCTGGTCTCCGGCCGGGTGCTGCACCACGAGCGGGTCAGGGACGCGCTGCTGCGGCATCTGGAGAAGGACCTCGGTCCGGTGGCGCTACCGCGGGTGCCGTCGTCGCCGCAGCCGTTCACGATCGCAGAGTACTTCCCGACGCAGGGCATCACGCCGTACCACGACCCGCGGCAGCACGCGGTGTCGCTGGCGTACATCGTGCCGGTGGCGGGCGACTGCCGGCCGCGGCAGGACGCGCTCGACTTCGTCTGGTTCACGCCGCAGGAGGCGGCGTCGCCGGTGGTGCAGCAGGAGATGCCCGGCGGCCAGGGCCACCTGCTCAAGCAGGCGCTCGCGCACGTGGGGTACGTCTCCTCCTGA
- a CDS encoding glutathione S-transferase C-terminal domain-containing protein gives MSSESDGAGQGNTEYGRKRFKRSRSHFADRITAAGEDGWPAEAGRYRLVVSRACPWANRTLISRRLLGLEPAISVGVTDPIQDDRSWRFTLDPGDRDPVLGIRFLSEAYDARETGYPGGVSVPAIVDVPSGRLVTNDFQQITLDFATEWTALHRDGAPDLYPEALRDEIDEVMEGVYRNVNNGVYRAGFATTQDEYEAAYHDVFRQLDELSARLSGRRYLVGETLTEADIRLFTTLVRFDPVYQGHFKCNRNKIAEDPVLWAYVRDLYQTPGFGDTVDFDHIKRHYYEVHTGINPTGIVPAGPDLSGWLTPHHREQLGGRPFGDGTPPAPPPEAERVPAAGRP, from the coding sequence ATGAGCAGTGAGAGCGACGGAGCGGGTCAGGGCAACACGGAGTACGGCAGGAAGCGCTTCAAGCGCTCCCGCAGCCACTTCGCCGACCGGATCACCGCGGCCGGCGAGGACGGCTGGCCCGCCGAGGCCGGGCGCTACCGGCTCGTAGTCAGCCGCGCCTGCCCGTGGGCCAACCGCACGCTGATCTCCCGGCGGCTGCTCGGCCTGGAGCCCGCGATCTCCGTCGGCGTCACCGACCCGATCCAGGACGACCGGAGCTGGCGCTTCACGCTCGACCCCGGCGACCGCGACCCGGTGCTGGGCATCCGGTTCCTCAGCGAGGCGTACGACGCGCGCGAGACCGGCTACCCGGGCGGCGTCAGCGTGCCCGCGATCGTCGACGTGCCCAGCGGCAGGCTCGTCACCAACGACTTCCAGCAGATCACCCTGGACTTCGCCACCGAGTGGACCGCACTGCACCGCGACGGCGCGCCCGACCTGTACCCCGAGGCGCTGCGCGACGAGATCGACGAGGTGATGGAGGGCGTCTACCGGAACGTCAACAACGGTGTCTACCGGGCCGGCTTCGCCACCACCCAGGACGAGTACGAGGCCGCCTACCACGACGTGTTCCGGCAACTGGACGAGCTGTCCGCGCGGCTGTCCGGCCGCCGCTACCTGGTCGGCGAGACCCTCACCGAGGCCGACATCCGGCTGTTCACCACCCTCGTCCGCTTCGACCCCGTCTACCAGGGGCACTTCAAGTGCAACCGCAACAAGATCGCGGAGGACCCCGTGCTGTGGGCGTACGTCCGCGACCTCTACCAGACGCCGGGCTTCGGCGACACGGTCGACTTCGACCACATCAAGCGCCACTACTACGAGGTCCACACGGGCATCAACCCGACCGGCATCGTCCCGGCGGGGCCCGACCTGTCGGGCTGGCTGACGCCGCACCACCGCGAGCAGTTGGGCGGCCGTCCCTTCGGCGACGGCACCCCGCCGGCGCCTCCGCCCGAGGCGGAGCGCGTCCCCGCCGCCGGCCGGCCCTGA
- a CDS encoding LuxR family transcriptional regulator, translating to MLLGRSAAQAALKDLLAGAEAGRSGVLVLRGEAGIGKSALLDWTAGEASGLGLPVLRVTGSEREAELAFAGLVQLLWPVRDRIAALPEPQHAALHAVLDAGRDRGPDRFLTGLAVLTLLTDLADRGPLLCLVDDAHWVDRSSAEALLFAARRLTAEGVAMVFAVRDEGLAGHGLAELSLPRLGARDAAELLADRGFAPELRDRIVAESAGNPLAVLEFAAAATTEHGGAPGPREPLAVADRVLAAFRARIDDLPERARLMAVLAAAEGRGDLSLLLRAADALGTGLDELDRSGLLHTTGATGATVAFRHPLIATAAYRGAPLAARIAAHRALAESTGDPDCRAHHLSAATTSPDAGVAAEIAAAAERARRRTAYAAAAGQFRRAAQLAPARADQAAWLVAAVSAALSAGQLAWAAELAEEAEPRAADGALRAELARVRSVVEFERGAPGRAAALLVRGAAGAAPDVAAAMLRTAAGFGWFAGSPEPVGVAARRLRELGRPDDAAEAMALLLDEDYGRGLPLLAGYVARVRRASRQAAQDTAYGTAYETGHDPADGVRQVDGDERMQALYGSIILGDDDAALDLAADEVERCRAEGLVGRLPKVLQAQAMAQRTAGRHRAARASVAEAAAIARDTGLYRRTGELDVVRAWLAAAEGDETRCAALAGQASDTARVAADCALSMLDVSRGRHGAALERLEAAWRGPGRHTAVLMAATGDLVEAAVRLGRPERAHAPLDRFRRWAEGGGQPWALAVAARCAALLGDGEAAYLRALRLHEQGGRPFERARTELLYGEWLRRERRRSEARAPLRAALECFERLDAAPWAERARAELRATGTAVRAEPPAARARPADRLTPQELQVARLAAQGLSSREIGARLFLSPRTVEHHLYKAYPKLGVTSRAGLARLELDGPVED from the coding sequence GTGCTGTTGGGGAGATCCGCCGCGCAGGCGGCGCTGAAAGACCTGCTCGCGGGCGCGGAGGCGGGCCGCAGCGGCGTCCTCGTGCTCCGCGGGGAGGCCGGGATCGGCAAGTCCGCGCTGCTGGACTGGACCGCGGGGGAGGCGAGCGGGCTCGGGCTGCCGGTGCTGCGCGTGACCGGCTCCGAGCGGGAGGCGGAACTGGCCTTCGCGGGGCTGGTGCAGTTGCTGTGGCCGGTGCGGGACCGTATCGCCGCGCTGCCGGAACCGCAGCACGCGGCGCTGCACGCGGTGCTGGACGCCGGCCGGGACCGCGGCCCGGACCGGTTCCTCACCGGGCTCGCCGTGCTCACGCTGCTGACGGATCTCGCGGACCGCGGCCCGCTCCTCTGCCTCGTCGACGACGCCCACTGGGTCGACCGGTCGTCCGCGGAGGCACTGCTGTTCGCCGCCCGGCGGCTGACCGCCGAGGGCGTCGCGATGGTGTTCGCGGTACGGGACGAGGGGCTCGCGGGACACGGCCTGGCCGAGCTGAGCCTGCCGCGACTCGGCGCCCGGGACGCCGCGGAGCTGCTGGCGGACCGCGGGTTCGCGCCGGAGCTGCGGGACCGGATCGTCGCCGAGTCGGCGGGGAACCCGCTGGCGGTGCTGGAGTTCGCGGCCGCGGCCACGACGGAGCACGGCGGCGCGCCCGGCCCGCGGGAGCCGCTGGCCGTCGCCGACCGGGTGCTCGCGGCGTTCCGGGCCCGGATCGACGACCTGCCCGAGCGGGCCCGCCTGATGGCCGTGCTCGCCGCCGCCGAAGGCCGCGGGGACCTGTCCCTGCTGCTGCGCGCCGCGGACGCCCTCGGCACCGGCCTCGACGAACTCGACCGCTCCGGGCTGCTGCACACCACCGGGGCCACCGGGGCCACCGTCGCCTTCCGCCACCCGCTGATCGCCACCGCCGCCTACCGGGGCGCGCCGCTGGCCGCCCGGATCGCCGCCCACCGCGCGCTGGCCGAGTCCACCGGCGACCCCGACTGCCGCGCCCACCACCTCTCGGCCGCCACCACGTCCCCGGACGCGGGCGTCGCCGCCGAGATCGCCGCGGCGGCCGAACGGGCCCGGCGCCGCACCGCGTACGCCGCCGCGGCCGGGCAGTTCCGGCGCGCGGCGCAGCTCGCGCCCGCCCGTGCCGACCAGGCCGCGTGGCTCGTCGCGGCGGTGAGCGCCGCACTCTCCGCCGGGCAACTGGCCTGGGCCGCGGAGCTGGCGGAAGAGGCGGAGCCGCGGGCCGCGGACGGCGCGCTGCGCGCGGAGCTGGCGCGGGTGCGGTCGGTGGTGGAGTTCGAGCGGGGCGCGCCGGGGCGGGCCGCGGCGCTGCTGGTCCGCGGCGCGGCCGGGGCGGCGCCGGACGTCGCGGCGGCGATGCTGCGCACGGCCGCCGGCTTCGGGTGGTTCGCCGGCAGCCCCGAGCCGGTCGGCGTCGCCGCGCGCCGGCTGCGCGAGCTCGGCCGCCCCGACGACGCGGCGGAGGCCATGGCCCTTCTCCTCGACGAGGACTACGGGCGGGGGCTGCCGCTGCTCGCCGGGTACGTCGCGCGGGTGCGGCGGGCCTCGCGGCAGGCCGCGCAGGACACGGCGTACGGCACGGCGTACGAGACGGGACACGACCCCGCGGACGGCGTCCGGCAGGTCGACGGTGACGAGCGCATGCAGGCCCTCTACGGCAGCATCATCCTCGGCGACGACGACGCCGCCCTGGACCTGGCCGCCGACGAGGTCGAACGCTGCCGCGCGGAGGGGCTGGTCGGCCGGCTGCCCAAGGTGCTCCAGGCGCAGGCCATGGCGCAGCGGACGGCGGGGCGGCACCGCGCCGCGCGGGCCTCGGTGGCCGAGGCTGCGGCGATCGCCCGCGACACCGGGCTGTACCGCAGGACCGGTGAACTGGACGTCGTACGCGCGTGGCTGGCGGCGGCCGAGGGCGACGAGACCCGCTGCGCCGCGCTCGCCGGCCAAGCCTCGGACACCGCCCGGGTCGCCGCCGACTGCGCGCTGAGCATGCTCGATGTGAGCCGGGGGCGGCACGGCGCCGCGCTGGAGCGGCTGGAGGCTGCCTGGCGCGGCCCCGGCCGGCACACGGCGGTGCTCATGGCCGCCACCGGCGACCTCGTCGAGGCCGCCGTACGGCTGGGCCGCCCCGAGCGCGCACACGCACCGCTCGACCGCTTCCGGCGCTGGGCAGAGGGCGGCGGCCAGCCCTGGGCGCTGGCGGTCGCGGCCCGCTGCGCGGCCCTCCTGGGGGACGGCGAGGCGGCGTATCTACGGGCCCTGCGGCTGCACGAGCAGGGCGGGCGGCCCTTCGAACGCGCCCGCACCGAGCTGCTCTACGGCGAGTGGCTGCGCCGCGAGCGCCGCCGCAGCGAGGCCCGCGCCCCGCTGCGCGCCGCGCTGGAGTGCTTCGAGCGCCTGGACGCCGCACCGTGGGCCGAGCGCGCCCGCGCCGAGCTGCGCGCCACCGGCACCGCCGTACGCGCCGAGCCGCCCGCCGCCCGCGCGCGGCCGGCCGACCGGCTCACTCCGCAGGAGCTTCAGGTGGCCCGGCTGGCGGCGCAGGGGCTCAGCAGCCGGGAGATCGGTGCGCGGCTCTTCCTGAGTCCGCGCACCGTCGAGCACCACCTGTACAAGGCGTACCCCAAGCTGGGCGTGACGTCCCGGGCCGGGCTCGCCCGGCTGGAGCTGGACGGACCGGTCGAGGACTGA
- a CDS encoding GNAT family N-acetyltransferase has product MSAAVPAAPGVVRGLQERAARALPAELVAYADGWWLRHHRGSSWWVGSVLPHGPEEPAGPAELLRRVAHAEEFYARHERAALFQITPAACPAGLDDLLAGRGYRRAHPVSLQAAAVAGVPAQPTGGRLRARTEDRPVDAWFGVWHAVHGRDAAPAAAGGLLERVAGPSAYARVLDGEETVAVGRAVADTGWAGVFAMATLPAARGRGAGGRVLGALAGWAGAHGAARLYLQVERDNPAALRLYARAGFRELCTYHYRTAAAQP; this is encoded by the coding sequence GTGAGCGCCGCGGTCCCCGCCGCCCCCGGGGTCGTCCGGGGGCTCCAGGAGCGGGCCGCGCGGGCGCTGCCCGCGGAGCTCGTCGCGTACGCCGACGGCTGGTGGTTGCGGCACCACCGCGGCAGCTCGTGGTGGGTCGGCTCGGTGCTGCCGCACGGACCCGAGGAGCCCGCCGGGCCGGCGGAGCTGCTGCGGCGGGTGGCGCACGCCGAGGAGTTCTACGCCCGGCACGAGCGCGCGGCGCTGTTCCAGATCACCCCGGCCGCCTGCCCCGCCGGGCTCGACGACCTGCTCGCCGGGCGCGGCTACCGCCGCGCGCACCCGGTCTCCCTGCAGGCCGCGGCGGTCGCCGGGGTGCCGGCGCAGCCGACCGGGGGCCGCCTTCGGGCGCGTACCGAAGACCGCCCGGTCGACGCGTGGTTCGGCGTCTGGCACGCCGTCCACGGCCGGGACGCCGCCCCGGCGGCCGCGGGGGGACTCCTCGAACGGGTCGCCGGCCCGTCCGCGTACGCCCGCGTCCTCGACGGCGAGGAGACGGTGGCCGTGGGCCGGGCCGTCGCCGACACCGGCTGGGCCGGCGTCTTCGCCATGGCCACGCTGCCCGCGGCGCGGGGCAGGGGCGCCGGCGGGCGCGTGCTCGGCGCCCTGGCGGGCTGGGCCGGGGCACACGGCGCGGCGCGTCTGTACCTCCAGGTGGAGCGCGACAACCCGGCCGCGCTGCGGCTGTACGCCCGCGCCGGCTTCCGCGAGCTGTGCACCTACCACTACCGCACCGCCGCCGCACAGCCCTGA